One Novipirellula galeiformis DNA window includes the following coding sequences:
- the rnc gene encoding ribonuclease III, whose translation MNSSEFGSVSDAAEINLVDDLEGVDGGDQASKLKRCQEIIDYQFADESLLLSALTHASGASHRLESNERLEFLGDSVLGLTVCHWLYEDYPEYNEGDLTKIKSYVVSRRSCGKIACALGLDRCLIVGRGVTRNRSFPKSLVSDVFESIVAAIYLDGGPEIIRERLKQWLADEVKIAVESQGSSNFKSTLQQYAQRELSSTPIYRMIRETGPDHRKAFLISAVIEERSFPAAWGNNKKDAEQRAASNALAELHDLSLPFPPEEMHE comes from the coding sequence GTGAATTCGTCGGAATTTGGTTCGGTTTCCGATGCTGCCGAGATAAATCTCGTCGACGACTTGGAAGGCGTCGACGGGGGAGATCAGGCATCGAAACTTAAGCGATGTCAAGAAATCATTGATTATCAATTCGCTGATGAATCGTTGTTATTGTCAGCCCTAACGCATGCATCGGGCGCTTCGCACCGCTTGGAAAGCAACGAGCGGCTCGAATTTCTAGGCGATTCGGTGCTCGGCTTGACCGTCTGTCATTGGTTGTACGAGGACTATCCCGAGTACAACGAAGGTGATTTGACCAAGATAAAATCGTATGTCGTCAGCCGACGATCGTGTGGCAAGATTGCCTGTGCCCTTGGTCTGGACCGCTGCTTGATCGTCGGACGCGGAGTGACACGCAACCGCAGCTTTCCCAAGTCGTTGGTCAGCGACGTGTTTGAATCCATTGTCGCGGCCATCTACCTTGACGGGGGCCCCGAAATCATTCGCGAACGGTTGAAACAATGGCTCGCCGACGAGGTCAAGATCGCGGTGGAAAGCCAAGGATCAAGCAATTTCAAAAGCACGCTGCAGCAGTACGCCCAACGTGAACTTTCGAGCACCCCGATCTATCGCATGATCCGCGAAACGGGACCGGATCATCGCAAAGCATTCTTGATTTCAGCGGTGATCGAAGAACGCAGCTTTCCCGCCGCGTGGGGCAACAACAAAAAGGACGCCGAACAACGGGCCGCGTCCAACGCGCTGGCCGAGTTGCACGATTTATCGTTGCCGTTTCCGCCCGAAGAAATGCACGAATAG
- a CDS encoding GIY-YIG nuclease family protein — protein MDALDRDQPALGFGTDSLNPHPPRGIEAVGGATVEAIRDHVMQTCPRVPGVYGMLSRTGDLIYVGKSKSLRSRLLSYFAASNKDEKGGRIIENTRAIQWETQPSEFAALVREQQLIRRFSPRWNVQGVPKRQRPVYLCLGRAPAPYFFLAAKPPQDCVGVEGPFYGARRMQRAIEALNKVFKLRDCSQQQVFHFAEQLSLFDLDHRPGCLRLELDTCLGPCAAACTADAYQEQVNAAESFLDGFNDEPIVALRDQMELAAANQQYELAGRAYETLHSLEYVHRKLRMLAKARREYTFIYPVAGYDGCHTWYLIHGGELAAVAAAPKNAEQYAQLKPTLKHWKAITANPIDRGHGAYPHTLGLVATWFRQNRAEKKRTFLPVQAGRKYRSMPMRHAG, from the coding sequence ATGGATGCACTGGATCGCGATCAGCCAGCACTTGGCTTTGGCACCGATTCGCTCAATCCGCATCCGCCGCGCGGTATCGAAGCGGTGGGTGGAGCGACGGTCGAAGCGATTCGCGACCACGTGATGCAGACTTGTCCTCGCGTTCCCGGCGTTTACGGGATGCTTAGCCGCACGGGAGACTTGATCTATGTGGGCAAAAGTAAATCGCTCCGCTCGCGTCTGCTGAGTTACTTTGCGGCCTCGAACAAGGATGAAAAAGGGGGCCGGATCATTGAGAATACGCGTGCGATTCAATGGGAGACGCAGCCCAGTGAATTTGCGGCATTGGTTCGCGAGCAGCAACTGATTCGTCGCTTTTCGCCACGCTGGAACGTGCAAGGGGTTCCGAAGCGCCAACGCCCGGTGTATCTCTGTCTGGGCCGCGCCCCGGCACCCTATTTCTTTCTGGCCGCCAAGCCGCCCCAAGATTGTGTTGGCGTGGAGGGACCGTTCTATGGTGCACGGCGGATGCAACGCGCGATCGAGGCGTTGAACAAAGTCTTTAAGCTGCGAGATTGCAGCCAACAGCAAGTGTTTCATTTCGCCGAACAATTGAGTTTGTTCGACCTGGATCACCGACCGGGGTGTTTACGGCTTGAGCTCGATACTTGCCTGGGCCCCTGTGCTGCTGCTTGTACCGCCGACGCTTATCAGGAACAAGTTAACGCCGCGGAGAGTTTTCTGGATGGTTTTAATGACGAACCGATCGTCGCGCTGCGGGACCAGATGGAGCTTGCTGCGGCGAACCAGCAATATGAACTTGCCGGCCGCGCGTACGAGACGCTGCATTCGCTCGAGTACGTTCATCGCAAATTGCGGATGTTGGCCAAGGCGCGTCGCGAGTACACGTTCATTTACCCTGTCGCCGGCTATGATGGCTGTCACACGTGGTACTTGATTCATGGTGGCGAGTTAGCGGCCGTTGCCGCCGCGCCCAAAAATGCAGAGCAGTATGCGCAATTGAAGCCAACGCTAAAGCATTGGAAAGCGATTACCGCAAACCCCATCGATCGGGGTCACGGCGCCTACCCTCACACATTGGGGCTTGTCGCAACTTGGTTCCGTCAGAACCGAGCTGAAAAGAAACGCACCTTCTTGCCCGTCCAAGCCGGTCGCAAGTATCGGTCGATGCCGATGCGTCACGCCGGTTGA
- a CDS encoding radical SAM protein, which translates to MNHPQRPHSKSTLAAIDPRPRADHVMIGTTDSLCPECMTVVPAKIITRGQRVYFRKRCPQHGVREDFVCSDVRWWDRGEGHTASVLPLVRSTQSGKGCPHDCGLCEEHEQHTCIGLVELTDRCNLSCPMCFASSGPGGKDHSLQDIIASLDRLVECEGRAEVCQLSGGEPTIHPEFERVVDEALTRPIDYVMINTNGLRLAKDLALVERLANNRDRIEIYFQWDGSDRELVRRVRGEDVIDVKRRALDRLQQADLHVTLVSTLTAPLDEHFYRDLWAEALGRPNVTGLSLQPATFSGRHLLPTDLEDRVTFPDVIRGLANASGSMIREDDFTPLPCAHPNCHQIMLAARDGDRLAGLNQVGPVAENLDLIAGGISFTPERSKQLLSLFLDRMSHCGSDCGCSDLVSLGSSSESNSRHRSQEIDPVLERFFARVLAQQATAKDMMRVTITSFLDAYNFDVRQLMKCCTHHVLPSGHVVPFCAYNTLYRPGHLSLPPLKS; encoded by the coding sequence ATGAATCATCCCCAACGGCCGCACTCCAAATCGACGCTCGCCGCGATCGATCCTCGGCCGCGTGCGGATCACGTCATGATCGGCACGACCGATTCGTTGTGCCCGGAATGCATGACGGTGGTGCCGGCAAAAATCATCACTCGCGGACAACGTGTTTACTTTCGCAAGCGATGTCCACAACACGGCGTGCGTGAGGACTTTGTGTGTAGCGACGTTCGTTGGTGGGACCGCGGGGAAGGGCACACCGCGTCGGTGTTGCCACTCGTGCGATCGACACAATCCGGCAAGGGATGTCCACATGATTGCGGGTTGTGCGAGGAACATGAACAACATACCTGTATCGGTCTGGTTGAATTAACGGACCGTTGCAACTTGAGTTGTCCGATGTGCTTTGCCTCGAGTGGTCCTGGGGGTAAAGACCATTCCCTGCAGGACATTATCGCCTCGCTTGACCGTTTGGTTGAGTGCGAAGGCCGCGCCGAGGTATGTCAATTGTCCGGTGGCGAGCCGACGATTCACCCCGAGTTTGAACGCGTGGTGGACGAAGCCCTCACGCGACCGATTGACTACGTGATGATCAATACGAACGGGCTACGGTTGGCGAAAGATCTGGCGTTGGTCGAGCGGTTAGCAAACAACCGCGATCGCATCGAGATCTATTTCCAGTGGGATGGGAGCGATCGTGAGCTGGTGCGCCGCGTGCGAGGCGAAGACGTCATCGACGTCAAACGCCGCGCACTTGATCGATTGCAACAAGCCGATTTGCACGTCACGCTAGTGTCGACCTTAACGGCCCCTTTGGACGAGCATTTCTATCGAGATTTGTGGGCCGAAGCGCTCGGACGTCCCAACGTCACCGGATTGAGTCTGCAACCGGCTACCTTCAGTGGCCGGCATCTCTTGCCCACCGATCTCGAAGACCGAGTGACGTTTCCGGATGTCATCCGAGGCCTGGCAAACGCCAGCGGTTCGATGATCCGTGAAGACGATTTCACACCGCTTCCCTGTGCCCATCCGAATTGTCATCAAATCATGTTGGCCGCCCGGGATGGCGACCGCTTGGCGGGACTCAACCAAGTCGGGCCTGTCGCCGAAAACTTGGATTTGATCGCCGGTGGCATCAGTTTCACCCCCGAGCGGTCCAAACAATTGCTCAGCTTGTTTCTCGACCGCATGTCGCATTGCGGCAGCGATTGTGGTTGTTCGGATCTTGTCTCCCTCGGGTCGTCAAGCGAATCGAATTCCCGCCATCGATCACAGGAGATTGACCCGGTGCTTGAACGTTTTTTCGCACGCGTGCTTGCGCAACAGGCGACGGCGAAAGACATGATGCGTGTCACGATCACCAGCTTCCTAGACGCCTACAATTTTGATGTCCGCCAATTGATGAAGTGTTGCACTCATCATGTGTTGCCCAGCGGGCATGTGGTGCCGTTTTGTGCGTACAACACCTTGTACCGTCCCGGTCATTTGTCACTTCCGCCGTTGAAGTCGTAA
- a CDS encoding prolipoprotein diacylglyceryl transferase gives MLESRIAYAICMVLATWIAASLIRRRQRSLPLDTTQRIGILVGGLVGATLAAKLPFVLAGTFAGGNLLELWFSDGKTVLWGLAGGYLGVEFAKWTFYVRVSTGDSFVVPVAIAIALGRIGCFLYGCCYGIATNQSWGVYFTAADDGGVLMRHPTQLYEFVFHTAFACAAAVGIARGKWTGQWMPLYLVGYAVFRLISEVWRPEPRFVGGLTFYQWSSLGIGIGFTSLLLCRLHVEKMRLRLIQHSDSQTGI, from the coding sequence ATGCTTGAGTCACGCATTGCCTATGCCATCTGTATGGTCTTGGCGACCTGGATTGCCGCATCCTTGATTCGGCGTCGACAACGTTCGCTGCCGCTTGATACCACGCAGCGAATCGGGATCTTGGTCGGTGGTTTGGTTGGCGCCACGTTGGCGGCAAAATTGCCGTTTGTGTTGGCTGGAACCTTTGCCGGAGGCAACCTGTTGGAACTTTGGTTCAGCGATGGCAAGACCGTCTTGTGGGGCTTGGCCGGTGGATATCTCGGGGTCGAGTTTGCCAAGTGGACGTTTTACGTTCGTGTTTCGACCGGGGACTCCTTTGTCGTCCCCGTCGCGATCGCGATCGCATTGGGGCGGATCGGCTGTTTTCTGTATGGTTGCTGTTACGGAATCGCAACGAACCAAAGTTGGGGAGTCTATTTTACAGCGGCTGACGATGGCGGCGTGCTGATGCGTCATCCCACTCAATTGTACGAGTTCGTCTTTCACACCGCGTTTGCCTGCGCTGCCGCAGTGGGAATCGCCCGTGGCAAGTGGACCGGCCAATGGATGCCACTCTACTTGGTGGGCTACGCAGTGTTTCGTTTGATCAGCGAAGTGTGGCGACCCGAACCGCGTTTTGTGGGTGGTTTGACCTTCTACCAATGGAGCAGTTTGGGGATCGGCATCGGCTTTACGTCCCTCCTTTTGTGTCGCTTGCATGTTGAAAAAATGAGACTTAGGTTAATCCAGCATTCCGATTCCCAAACAGGGATCTGA
- a CDS encoding outer membrane protein assembly factor BamB family protein yields the protein MLAFFSFFTAEVAAQDWPQWRGPASNNHAATNAQAPLRWDITSSSDLAWKTQIPGRGHSTPCVVQDSIYLTTADTDAGTQSVLKLDRISGRLVDQWVIHRGTLPAQIHPHNSHASPSPAFADNRLFVAFHTDDAIWVTALTREGRELWKRKVSDFAPVAFQFGYGASPIVEDDLVIVAAEYDGAASGLYALDAATGNQVWKVPRPANLNFASPIVTTISGKRQILLAGADMICAYEPRTGKELWRSDTSTEAICGTVVWDEHHIMVSGGNPKAGVWCIGNDGSGAPLWEHPVRCYEQSLLAIKDYVFAAADNGVVYCWRSQDGKEMWKKRLFGGGISASPMLVGNRMYIASEDGDVYVVTASPEGFNLLAENPSGDSIFATPVAIDDRMLIRTGVGPAENRQEYLIAIGKK from the coding sequence ATGCTTGCGTTTTTTTCGTTTTTCACGGCTGAAGTGGCGGCCCAGGATTGGCCGCAGTGGCGAGGCCCGGCGTCAAACAATCATGCGGCAACGAACGCCCAAGCCCCACTTCGCTGGGACATCACCTCCAGCAGCGATCTGGCCTGGAAAACCCAAATTCCCGGGCGTGGCCATTCGACCCCCTGCGTCGTACAAGACTCGATCTATTTGACGACGGCGGACACCGATGCGGGGACCCAAAGTGTACTGAAACTCGATCGCATCAGTGGCCGCTTGGTCGACCAATGGGTCATTCACCGCGGGACGTTGCCAGCACAGATTCACCCCCACAATTCCCACGCCTCACCGAGTCCTGCGTTTGCCGACAACCGTTTGTTTGTCGCGTTTCACACCGATGATGCGATTTGGGTCACCGCGTTGACTCGCGAAGGACGCGAGTTGTGGAAACGGAAGGTCAGCGACTTCGCTCCCGTGGCGTTTCAGTTTGGCTACGGCGCCAGCCCGATTGTCGAGGACGATCTTGTCATCGTGGCGGCCGAATACGACGGTGCCGCAAGTGGCTTGTACGCGTTGGACGCGGCGACGGGCAACCAGGTTTGGAAAGTACCGCGTCCGGCCAACCTCAACTTCGCGTCGCCGATCGTGACCACCATCTCCGGAAAACGCCAAATCCTGCTGGCGGGCGCCGACATGATTTGCGCCTACGAACCCCGCACCGGCAAAGAGCTGTGGAGGTCGGATACGTCGACCGAGGCGATTTGCGGCACCGTCGTCTGGGATGAGCACCACATCATGGTCAGCGGGGGTAACCCCAAAGCGGGCGTTTGGTGCATCGGCAACGACGGTTCGGGAGCACCACTTTGGGAGCATCCCGTGCGATGTTACGAACAATCCTTGTTGGCGATCAAAGATTACGTGTTCGCCGCTGCGGACAATGGCGTCGTCTATTGCTGGCGAAGCCAAGACGGCAAAGAAATGTGGAAGAAACGACTCTTTGGCGGCGGCATCAGCGCTTCGCCGATGTTGGTCGGCAACCGTATGTACATCGCCTCCGAAGATGGCGATGTTTACGTCGTCACCGCCTCGCCCGAAGGTTTTAACTTATTGGCCGAAAATCCATCGGGTGATTCGATCTTCGCCACTCCGGTCGCAATCGATGATCGCATGCTCATCCGCACGGGCGTCGGGCCAGCCGAAAACCGACAAGAGTACTTGATTGCGATTGGCAAAAAGTGA
- a CDS encoding tetratricopeptide repeat protein: MLSSFPKRSLPLRICVIAFFSGVVFTSVFAEDVPFSSGAALSSGEALSSDDTSPTPAQLAMLEMMQQRVAKTPEHSDSWRSLGRLQNTLGDPETALASTRRAIELDPFNAAAHFDLGQLLVAAGHPDQAQSHFDRVYQIAPESAYAEQLKQQGVADRRSGTAVLGTPEISPNGPSTQPFSAAILFPQDPPDPSNQAPVQPASYAIQSFDGADDLEQRFDQLESEVLEPLHRLRVFFETGVLYNSNVTLTPISRELAQSDSASFQAFANPDLDWKWIRTETMRMGPMFRGYFTANEATFEEFNLASFQPGAFLERDFQLGQNEAIGRLEYIFANDFFDGEQVGERHSATASITLIRPDLDAIYGYLTVAQSDFRDDGLDPNQTSLDGTTVTAGISRFFQTGWDRLPTHSLGIDLESADTEGADYRYKSINLHGSAGWEITDRWKFIPTWGIGLRDYGDFTGPVARDEFFWRLHGRLQYAFTDSIAIAVVAGHDRFASDNPDYDTERSEGGLVLTFTR, translated from the coding sequence ATGCTTTCATCTTTTCCGAAGCGTTCATTGCCTCTTCGCATTTGCGTCATCGCCTTCTTTTCAGGTGTCGTCTTCACCTCCGTCTTTGCTGAGGATGTCCCCTTTTCTAGCGGCGCGGCCCTATCTAGCGGCGAGGCCCTGTCCAGCGACGATACCTCTCCCACGCCTGCTCAGCTGGCGATGTTAGAGATGATGCAGCAGCGGGTTGCGAAGACCCCCGAGCATTCCGACTCGTGGCGTTCGCTGGGCCGCTTGCAAAACACGCTCGGCGATCCCGAGACGGCGCTCGCTTCGACGCGCCGCGCGATTGAATTGGATCCGTTCAACGCCGCCGCCCATTTTGATCTAGGGCAATTGTTGGTCGCAGCGGGGCATCCCGACCAGGCTCAGTCCCACTTTGATCGCGTCTACCAAATCGCTCCTGAGAGTGCTTATGCGGAGCAATTGAAGCAGCAAGGGGTGGCCGATCGGCGGTCCGGTACCGCCGTGTTGGGGACGCCTGAAATCTCGCCCAACGGCCCATCCACGCAACCCTTCTCCGCCGCCATCCTGTTTCCCCAGGACCCACCTGATCCGTCCAATCAAGCCCCCGTCCAACCCGCCAGTTACGCGATTCAGTCGTTTGACGGCGCGGACGATTTGGAGCAGCGTTTTGATCAACTCGAAAGCGAAGTACTCGAGCCGCTCCATCGCTTGCGCGTCTTTTTTGAAACCGGCGTGCTCTACAACTCCAACGTCACGCTAACGCCGATCAGTCGTGAATTGGCACAAAGTGACAGTGCTAGTTTTCAGGCGTTCGCCAATCCCGACCTCGATTGGAAATGGATTCGTACCGAGACGATGCGGATGGGGCCAATGTTCCGCGGCTACTTCACCGCGAATGAAGCAACGTTCGAGGAGTTCAATTTGGCGAGCTTTCAACCCGGAGCGTTCTTGGAGCGTGATTTCCAGCTCGGACAAAACGAAGCGATCGGTCGGCTAGAATACATTTTTGCCAACGACTTTTTTGACGGCGAGCAAGTGGGCGAGCGCCATTCGGCCACCGCCTCCATCACGCTGATTCGGCCCGATTTGGACGCGATCTACGGCTACCTGACGGTCGCCCAATCGGATTTCCGTGACGACGGACTCGATCCTAATCAAACGTCGCTCGACGGCACCACGGTGACCGCGGGCATCAGCCGTTTCTTTCAAACCGGGTGGGATCGCTTGCCGACACATTCCCTGGGGATCGATTTAGAGTCCGCCGACACCGAGGGGGCCGACTATCGATACAAGTCGATCAACTTGCATGGATCCGCGGGATGGGAGATCACGGATCGTTGGAAGTTTATTCCTACCTGGGGAATAGGACTTCGCGATTACGGCGATTTCACTGGCCCGGTGGCTCGCGATGAGTTTTTCTGGCGTTTGCATGGCCGATTGCAGTACGCGTTCACCGATTCGATTGCCATCGCGGTGGTTGCCGGACATGACCGTTTTGCCTCCGACAATCCAGATTATGATACCGAGCGCAGCGAAGGCGGATTGGTCCTCACGTTCACGCGATAA
- a CDS encoding alkaline phosphatase: MRPYTLPFCLAFIAISPLLPSSTCLAQDAAVAASTVAEASKDSASQNNKAASDSATVDVMHELQSNAIKNQTATWGHWGHIPDRFSTWLSHSNRLIPMYTFGITLDSLREEGSVYTDPERLKKLYGSVPKDTVNPTATYFDQTDVYRLQKKAFEQGRKNIILVVFDGMDWQTTRAAAIYKAGKVNYETGRGNDLSFQNYRGAPTDFGFFCTSPQLSGAKFDVNSQVVLGGDRETTGGYDVARGGDYPWREQSNRDYLIGLDRSQPHTVTDSAASAVSMTTGVKTYNGSVNYTADGEHIVPIARELQPLGFKIGVVTSVPVSHATPAAAYANNVTRADYQDITRDLVGLRSASHREEALPGVDVLIGGGWGEGSGKAAAQGENFAKGNPFFHQEDLHAVDRENGGKYLVAQRHEGVPGREGLMKGAEQAAREGSRFIGFYGTKGGHLPFQTADGNFNPTFDAKGTEKYSPADIEENPTLADMTEAALMILEKSEKGFWLMVEAGDVDWANHANNLDNSIGAVLSGDAAFEVIVNWVDRQNAWDDTAIIVTSDHGHFLVIDDAEVIAAAGAAQAQNASAR; encoded by the coding sequence ATGCGTCCTTACACTTTGCCCTTTTGTCTAGCGTTCATCGCAATTTCTCCGTTGCTGCCCTCGTCGACGTGTCTAGCTCAGGACGCTGCGGTTGCAGCGAGCACGGTTGCCGAAGCGTCCAAGGACTCAGCTTCGCAAAACAACAAAGCGGCATCGGATTCGGCCACCGTCGATGTGATGCATGAACTTCAATCCAACGCCATCAAAAATCAAACCGCAACCTGGGGTCACTGGGGGCACATCCCCGATCGCTTCAGCACATGGCTTAGTCACAGCAATCGGTTAATTCCGATGTACACGTTCGGCATCACCTTGGATTCATTGCGTGAAGAGGGGAGTGTTTACACCGATCCGGAGCGTTTAAAGAAGCTTTACGGAAGCGTGCCCAAGGATACGGTGAACCCCACGGCGACGTACTTTGACCAGACCGATGTTTATCGACTGCAAAAGAAAGCGTTCGAGCAAGGACGTAAGAATATCATCTTGGTTGTGTTCGACGGTATGGATTGGCAAACCACACGGGCGGCGGCGATTTACAAAGCCGGCAAGGTGAACTACGAAACAGGTCGCGGCAACGATTTGTCGTTTCAGAATTACCGAGGCGCCCCAACCGACTTCGGTTTCTTCTGTACCAGTCCTCAATTGAGCGGAGCAAAGTTTGATGTCAATTCCCAGGTCGTCCTAGGTGGTGACCGAGAGACGACGGGCGGTTACGACGTAGCGCGCGGAGGCGACTACCCTTGGCGAGAACAAAGCAATCGAGATTACTTGATCGGGCTTGATCGTAGTCAACCTCACACCGTAACCGACTCGGCCGCCTCGGCGGTCAGCATGACCACGGGCGTCAAGACTTACAACGGTTCGGTCAACTACACCGCCGATGGCGAGCACATCGTGCCCATCGCACGCGAACTACAACCCTTGGGTTTCAAGATCGGCGTCGTGACGAGTGTCCCGGTTAGCCACGCCACGCCGGCAGCAGCCTATGCGAACAACGTCACCCGTGCAGATTACCAAGACATCACGCGAGATTTGGTGGGTCTACGATCGGCATCGCATCGCGAGGAAGCGTTACCAGGAGTGGATGTTTTGATTGGCGGCGGCTGGGGCGAGGGCAGTGGCAAAGCCGCCGCGCAAGGTGAAAACTTTGCCAAGGGCAACCCGTTCTTCCACCAAGAAGACTTGCACGCGGTCGACCGTGAAAACGGCGGCAAGTACCTTGTCGCACAACGTCACGAAGGAGTCCCAGGACGCGAAGGATTGATGAAGGGCGCCGAGCAAGCGGCTCGCGAAGGAAGCCGTTTCATCGGCTTCTACGGAACCAAAGGGGGGCACTTGCCATTCCAAACCGCCGATGGAAACTTCAATCCCACGTTCGATGCCAAGGGCACCGAAAAGTATTCGCCAGCGGATATTGAGGAAAATCCCACGCTTGCCGATATGACCGAAGCGGCCCTGATGATCCTCGAGAAATCCGAAAAAGGGTTCTGGTTGATGGTGGAGGCGGGTGACGTCGACTGGGCAAACCACGCCAACAACTTGGACAACAGCATTGGCGCGGTGCTCAGTGGTGATGCTGCGTTTGAGGTGATCGTCAATTGGGTGGATCGCCAAAACGCCTGGGACGATACCGCCATCATTGTGACCTCCGACCATGGTCACTTCTTGGTGATTGATGATGCTGAAGTGATCGCGGCAGCGGGGGCAGCCCAGGCTCAAAACGCCTCGGCACGCTAG
- a CDS encoding Gfo/Idh/MocA family protein, with translation MRAGIVGVGFMGWIHYLAYQQSSKAELVAFASRDPKKRSGDWREIKGNFGPPGEQIDVSKMSVCESLEEMLADDSIDLIDICLPPHLHADAIRSCLASGKRVLCEKPLALDAATAQALAAEATPGQLMVAHILPFMPEFKILVDAAKDGRWGKPIAGRFKRTISPPDWIPDFYDMDRVGGPLVDLQVHDAHLIRVLFGMPTAAACAKQCKDGTPKFYETVFEFEDPSLVVSAGGGVIDSPARGFTHGFEVSFEKATVQFEFAAYADGSTASIPLTIMNSDGSVERPSVGDGDPIAGFLLELDAVADAVATGQVSPILDAKTAADALSICEMQL, from the coding sequence ATGCGAGCTGGAATTGTTGGAGTCGGTTTCATGGGCTGGATTCACTATTTGGCCTATCAACAATCAAGCAAGGCGGAACTCGTTGCATTTGCAAGCCGTGACCCCAAGAAACGCAGTGGAGATTGGCGCGAAATCAAAGGAAACTTTGGCCCTCCCGGGGAACAAATCGACGTCAGCAAGATGAGCGTGTGCGAGTCGCTCGAGGAAATGTTGGCCGACGATTCGATCGATTTGATCGACATCTGTCTGCCTCCCCATTTGCATGCCGATGCGATCCGCAGTTGTTTGGCGAGTGGCAAGCGAGTGCTCTGTGAAAAACCACTTGCCTTGGATGCCGCGACGGCCCAGGCGCTCGCCGCCGAAGCGACGCCCGGACAATTGATGGTCGCTCACATTTTGCCGTTCATGCCCGAATTCAAAATCCTCGTCGATGCAGCCAAGGATGGACGTTGGGGCAAACCGATTGCCGGACGCTTTAAACGCACGATTAGCCCGCCCGATTGGATCCCCGATTTCTATGACATGGATCGGGTCGGCGGCCCCTTGGTCGATCTGCAAGTTCACGACGCGCATCTGATTCGCGTGCTGTTCGGAATGCCAACCGCCGCCGCCTGTGCCAAGCAATGCAAAGACGGGACGCCTAAGTTTTATGAGACCGTGTTCGAGTTTGAAGATCCGTCACTCGTGGTTTCCGCCGGTGGAGGCGTGATCGATTCACCCGCTCGTGGTTTCACGCATGGCTTCGAAGTCAGTTTCGAAAAAGCGACGGTCCAGTTCGAGTTCGCTGCTTACGCCGATGGCTCCACCGCTTCGATTCCGTTGACGATTATGAATTCCGATGGATCGGTCGAACGTCCCAGCGTGGGCGACGGCGACCCGATCGCTGGATTCCTGCTCGAGCTTGATGCCGTTGCCGACGCGGTGGCAACCGGTCAGGTTTCGCCAATCTTAGACGCCAAAACGGCGGCAGATGCCCTTTCGATTTGCGAAATGCAGCTGTAA